A single region of the Betta splendens chromosome 12, fBetSpl5.4, whole genome shotgun sequence genome encodes:
- the wbp1 gene encoding WW domain-binding protein 1, translating to MPQKALGSIVGLLCTGTCLVQGKEFCFGVNNEQYRCEMGYCCGETECCTYYYELWWFWLVWTLIIMLSCCCAYRHRRVKMRLQQEQRQREISLMAYQGASSSFISPPPLNLRFWNDCKLPDYEEVVGHPPTPPPPYSENPPETHPALPPQLSHPQPHAAAGPQLLSGTEPELNSQASGSSLAQAAAPVHIQLEHREEENVEASLLAEEEEDEELITRRRHVTGDSGIEVCICQLDVDEGSGLEEESDEEHQMCKATGGDCCSGHQQQQPFRQKEHSSELPSQTTSTTGDHMV from the exons ATGCCGCAGAAAGCACTGGGATCCATTGTAGGTCTTCTTTGTACCGGGACCTGTCTGGTGCAG GGCAAGGAGTTCTGTTTCGGTGTAAACAATGAACAGTACCGCTGTGAGATGGGGTATTGCTGTGGAGAGACCGAGTGCTGCACCTACTACTATGAGCTTTGGT GGTTCTGGCTGGTATGGACCCTAATCAtcatgctgagctgctgctgtgcctaCCGACACCGAAGAGTTAAAATGCGCCTTCAGCAAGAGCAACGTCAGCGTGAGATCAGTCTCATGGCCTACCAGGGAGCCTCTAGTTCCTTCATTTCTCCTCCACCACTCAATCTGA GATTTTGGAATGACTGCAAGCTTCCTGACTATGAAGAGGTAGTAGGTCAccccccaacaccaccacctcctTATTCCGAAAACCCTCCTGAAACGCATCCAGCCCTCCCTCCCCAACTGAGCCATCCTCAGCCACATGCTGCCGCAGGGCCACAGCTGCTCTCTGGGACAGAACCAGAGTTAAACAGCCAGGCCTCAGGCTCATCATTGGCtcaagcagcagctcctgtgcaCATCCAGTTAGAGCATCGGGAAGAGGAGAATGTGGAGGCTTCATTattggctgaggaggaggaggatgaggagctaATCACTCGCCGTCGGCACGTAACCGGCGACTCAGGTATTGAGGTATGTATTTGCCAGCTAGATGTAGATGAGGGCTCAGGTCTTGAGGAGGAAAGTGATGAAGAGCATCAAATGTGCAAGGCCACCGGTGGAGACTGCTGCTCtgggcaccagcagcagcagcccttcAGACAGAAGGAGCACTCGTCTGAGCTGCCCAGccaaaccaccagcaccactGGAGACCACATGGTGTGA
- the LOC114866637 gene encoding ADP-ribosylation factor-like protein 3 isoform X1, whose amino-acid sequence MLIQSSCKGTTTPEESMGLLSILRRLKHSPNQEVHILLLGLDNAGKTTLLKQLAAEDISHITPTQGFNIKSVQSSGFKLNVWDIGGQRKIRPYWRNYYEHTDVLIYVIDSSDIKRFEETSLELAELLEEEKLAAVPLLIFANKQDLMTATPASELAEGLKLHTIRDRMWQVQACSGLTGEGLQDGMTWVCRNLASRKK is encoded by the exons ATGTTAATCCAGTCATCGTGTAAAGGGACCACGACACCTGAGGAAAGCATG GGCCTGCTGTCCATTCTGCGGCGGCTGAAGCATTCTCCAAACCAGGAAGTGCACATACTGTTGTTAGGTTTGGACAATGCTGGCAAGACTACGCTGCTGAAACAACTGGCAGCTGAAGATATTAGCCACATCACCCCCACACAA GGCTTCAACATAAAGAGCGTTCAGTCATCGGGCTTCAAGTTAAATGTCTGGGACATTGGAGGACAGCGCAAGATCCGGCCCTACTGGAGGAACTATTATGAGCACACAGATGTACTG ATCtatgtgattgacagctctgaTATAAAAAGGTTTGAAGAGACAAGTTTG GAACTGGCTGagttgctggaggaggagaaacttgcTGCTGTGCCGCTGCTCATCTTTGCCAACAAACAGGACCTGATGACAGCGACTCCAGCGTCTGAGCTGGCGGAAGGTCTCAAGCTGCACACTATCCGGGATCGCATGTGGCAGGTGCAGGCCTGCTCCGGCCTGACTGGTGAGGGACTGCAG GATGGTATGACCTGGGTTTGCAGAAATCTGGCTTCACGGAAGAAATAG
- the LOC114866637 gene encoding ADP-ribosylation factor-like protein 3 isoform X2 codes for MLIQSSCKGTTTPEESMGLLSILRRLKHSPNQEVHILLLGLDNAGKTTLLKQLAAEDISHITPTQGFNIKSVQSSGFKLNVWDIGGQRKIRPYWRNYYEHTDIYVIDSSDIKRFEETSLELAELLEEEKLAAVPLLIFANKQDLMTATPASELAEGLKLHTIRDRMWQVQACSGLTGEGLQDGMTWVCRNLASRKK; via the exons ATGTTAATCCAGTCATCGTGTAAAGGGACCACGACACCTGAGGAAAGCATG GGCCTGCTGTCCATTCTGCGGCGGCTGAAGCATTCTCCAAACCAGGAAGTGCACATACTGTTGTTAGGTTTGGACAATGCTGGCAAGACTACGCTGCTGAAACAACTGGCAGCTGAAGATATTAGCCACATCACCCCCACACAA GGCTTCAACATAAAGAGCGTTCAGTCATCGGGCTTCAAGTTAAATGTCTGGGACATTGGAGGACAGCGCAAGATCCGGCCCTACTGGAGGAACTATTATGAGCACACAGAT ATCtatgtgattgacagctctgaTATAAAAAGGTTTGAAGAGACAAGTTTG GAACTGGCTGagttgctggaggaggagaaacttgcTGCTGTGCCGCTGCTCATCTTTGCCAACAAACAGGACCTGATGACAGCGACTCCAGCGTCTGAGCTGGCGGAAGGTCTCAAGCTGCACACTATCCGGGATCGCATGTGGCAGGTGCAGGCCTGCTCCGGCCTGACTGGTGAGGGACTGCAG GATGGTATGACCTGGGTTTGCAGAAATCTGGCTTCACGGAAGAAATAG